In the genome of Hyphomicrobiales bacterium, the window CCCGCTCGACAAGCACCTCTACGCCCAGCGTCATTTGATCGAGTGCTGCTTCAGCAAGCTGAAGCAGTTCCGACGCGTCGCAACACGCTTCGAGAAGACAGCAAGGAACTACCTCGCCATCGTCACCCTCGCCGCCACCATACTCTGGCTCAGGTAAGTGTCCACAGAACCTAGCCGCTCGTGCTCGGCGCCGACGAGCCGCGGCTGGTGCTTCGGCCTCGTCGTGTCCAGCTTTCGGTTTGCCGGCGATAGG includes:
- a CDS encoding transposase — encoded protein: PLDKHLYAQRHLIECCFSKLKQFRRVATRFEKTARNYLAIVTLAATILWLR